Sequence from the Streptosporangium brasiliense genome:
GGCCCCTCGGGCAGGTCCGCGCGCCCGGAGAGGCCGGGCAGGCCGTCGGGGCCCGAGGCGCCGCGCAGGCCGCGCAGCTCCCCGCGCCCGGAGACGCCGCAGCCCGCGCCGGGGCGGATCCGTCCCGGCGCCGGGCAGGACGCCGATCCGGGCCGTACGGCGGGCAGGGGCGGGACGGGCGGCAGGCCGCCCCGGCCGCCGGTGCGCCCGCCGGCGGTGCTGCACCTGGGCAACCCCGGCAGGCGGATCAACATCGGCCTGATCGCGATGACCTTCGTGCTGTCCATCTTCGCCGGCCGGCTGATCCAGCTCCAGGGCCTGGACTCCAAGGTCTACACGGCGGAGGCGGCCGAGCAGCGGGTGCGGGACGAGAAGCTGACCGCGCGGCGGGGCTCGATCACCGACGTCAACGGGCACGAGCTCGCGCTGACCGTGGAGGCACGGGAGATCTTCGTCGACCCGGCGGAGGTCGACCCGCGCGAGCGCGACCAGGTGGCCACGGTCCTGGCCACCGAGCTGAACCAGCCGAAGGAGCAGATCGCCGCCAAGCTCGGCAACTCCGGCAGCCGCTACCAGCAGGTGGCCGCCGCCGTCGACCCGTCCGTCGCCCAGCGGATCATGGAGCGGATCGCCAAGCAGAAGCTCAGCGGCGTCGGCAGCAAGCCCCGCTACCGGCGTGACTACCCGGGCGGCGACCTGGCGGGCACCCTGCTGGGCTTCGTCGGCGACGACGGCACGGGCCTGAGCGGGCTGGAGAACACCTACAACAAGCTGCTCGCCGGCCGCGACGGCGAGCAGGTCATCGAGACGGGCCGCGAGGGGCAGCACATCCCGATGACCCGCAGCACGCTGCAGGCGCCCGTGGAGGGCAGGGACGTGCGGCTCACCATCGACCGCGACGTCCAGTGGGCCGCGCAGAAGGCGATCACCGACCAGGTCGGGGCCACCGGTGCCCGCACCGGCAGCGTCATCGTCATCGACGTGCCGACCGGCCAGGTGGTCGCCATGGCCAACGCGCCCGAGCTCGACCTGCGGGCCTGGGAGAAGACCGCCCCGGAGGACTGGGTCAACCGGTCGGTGACGGACGTGTTCGAGCCGGGCAGCACCAACAAGGTCATCACCGCGGCGGCCGCCCTGGAGTCGGGGGCCGTGCGTCCGGAGACGGTGTTCAGGGTCCCCGACAACATCAGGTGTGCCGACCGGGTGCTGCGGGACTCCCACCCGCACCCCGTGGAGCGGCTGACCTTC
This genomic interval carries:
- a CDS encoding peptidoglycan D,D-transpeptidase FtsI family protein → MLHLGNPGRRINIGLIAMTFVLSIFAGRLIQLQGLDSKVYTAEAAEQRVRDEKLTARRGSITDVNGHELALTVEAREIFVDPAEVDPRERDQVATVLATELNQPKEQIAAKLGNSGSRYQQVAAAVDPSVAQRIMERIAKQKLSGVGSKPRYRRDYPGGDLAGTLLGFVGDDGTGLSGLENTYNKLLAGRDGEQVIETGREGQHIPMTRSTLQAPVEGRDVRLTIDRDVQWAAQKAITDQVGATGARTGSVIVIDVPTGQVVAMANAPELDLRAWEKTAPEDWVNRSVTDVFEPGSTNKVITAAAALESGAVRPETVFRVPDNIRCADRVLRDSHPHPVERLTFSGVVATSSNVGTILASQRVGDQRLHEMLQRFGFGAKPGSGLLGEEAGLLPDWKKWSGSQRCTIAYGQGVSVTALQTASVYQTIANGGTRVTPQAVAGTTTEKGVFVPSAPGKRTRVVSERTAREVTGMLEAAVSEEGTGSLAAIEGYRVAGKTGTAMRYDPKCQGYCGYTSTFVGFAPADKPRLVVLAVVQDPHKGYYGGEIAAPVFKKVMTFALKSKKIPPTGTTPSSVRIRAGE